The Kaistia defluvii genome has a segment encoding these proteins:
- a CDS encoding extracellular solute-binding protein codes for MYDVTRRQLMHLGVGAAGAAMLSGLPVPARAEDQTLALYNGQHRPPVEALVAAFTAATGIAVVTRNGNSAQLASQLIEEGANSPADVFWSEESPSLVAIAEKGLLAPLHADTLQQIPAKYAARDGSWIGAGARSRVVVYNKSMIEESALPKTVLDFAGEAWADKVAFAPNSGAFQQQVVAVSLLKGRDVALAWLKGLRQYGRVYNSDSAAVEAVEGGDIAVALSNNYYWYALEQELGPDNMNSALYFMGHGDPGTLITVSGAGVLKTSKKAEAAQRFVAFMVSAEGQAAIVGAIAEYPLRPGVVSSFPLKPFDQLDPAPVTPADLGDAAEALALLREADLA; via the coding sequence ATGTACGACGTCACCCGGCGCCAGCTGATGCATTTGGGCGTCGGCGCTGCCGGCGCCGCGATGCTGTCGGGCCTGCCGGTTCCGGCGCGGGCCGAGGACCAGACGCTGGCGCTCTATAATGGCCAGCACCGTCCGCCCGTGGAGGCACTGGTCGCTGCCTTCACCGCCGCCACCGGCATCGCGGTCGTCACCCGCAACGGCAACAGCGCCCAGCTCGCCAGCCAGCTGATCGAGGAAGGCGCCAATTCGCCGGCCGACGTCTTCTGGTCGGAAGAAAGCCCCTCGCTCGTCGCCATCGCCGAAAAGGGCCTGCTGGCGCCGCTCCATGCCGACACCCTGCAACAGATTCCCGCCAAATATGCCGCCCGGGACGGATCCTGGATCGGCGCCGGCGCGCGCAGCCGGGTCGTCGTCTACAACAAGTCGATGATCGAGGAATCGGCGCTGCCGAAGACCGTGCTCGATTTCGCCGGCGAGGCATGGGCCGACAAGGTCGCCTTCGCACCGAACAGCGGCGCCTTCCAGCAGCAGGTCGTTGCGGTCTCGCTGCTCAAGGGGCGGGATGTCGCGCTCGCCTGGCTCAAGGGGCTGCGCCAGTACGGCCGCGTCTACAACAGCGATTCCGCCGCGGTCGAGGCGGTCGAGGGCGGCGATATCGCCGTGGCGCTCAGCAACAACTACTACTGGTACGCGCTCGAGCAGGAGCTGGGCCCCGACAACATGAACTCGGCGCTCTATTTCATGGGCCATGGCGATCCCGGCACGCTGATCACCGTGTCCGGTGCCGGCGTGCTGAAAACCTCGAAGAAGGCGGAAGCTGCCCAGCGTTTCGTCGCCTTCATGGTCAGCGCCGAAGGCCAGGCCGCGATCGTCGGCGCGATCGCCGAATATCCGCTGCGTCCCGGCGTGGTCTCGTCTTTCCCGCTGAAGCCCTTCGACCAGCTCGATCCGGCGCCGGTCACGCCGGCCGATCTCGGCGATGCCGCCGAAGCGCTCGCGCTGCTGCGCGAGGCAGATCTCGCTTGA
- a CDS encoding ABC transporter permease yields MTSAASASDGSSRRGAAGSAPASRWLVALALIPTALIALPVIYVLMRSWGAGWQAIWSELARPRTLMLLGNTVTLCLSVTFFASLLGYAAAWFTERTDLKGKWLWRVLCCLPLAMPAFVASFAWKSLGPTFQGMPGAILILSMESFPLIFLPVAASLRSMDPGMEEVSRSLGKGPGRTFWKVTLPRTLPALGGGALLVAAHMLSEFGALALLRVQTFTTAIFQQYELQFDNASAAVLSALLMLLCLPVAFGEMWLRRGVRFSKVGRNTARRGSPARLGRAQPLVMLGFIAVAIVSLGVPFGRLGYWLVKGVSAGRGLDALGPALFGSLSLALPGTVVTTLIALPLVLLVLRSRGFFARFADRLPYVVHGLPGLVVALALVYLSIRLLPAIYQTRAVLFAAYAILFLPLAQSAIRASAELVPREIEEVARTLGRSPLQAFLSVTLPSLAPGLGAALALVALELMRELTATLILAPTGVVTLATEVWSHTNDSAYAAAAPFAALLVLISGIPVYIFTLRTLRPRSDHQAR; encoded by the coding sequence TTGACCAGCGCCGCCAGCGCTTCCGATGGCTCGTCCCGGCGCGGCGCGGCAGGTTCCGCACCGGCCTCGCGCTGGCTCGTCGCGCTGGCACTGATCCCGACCGCGCTGATCGCGCTGCCGGTGATCTATGTGCTGATGCGCTCCTGGGGCGCCGGCTGGCAGGCCATCTGGAGCGAACTCGCCCGGCCGCGCACGCTCATGCTGCTCGGCAATACCGTCACGCTCTGCCTGTCGGTGACCTTCTTCGCCAGCCTGCTCGGCTATGCGGCGGCGTGGTTCACCGAGCGCACCGATCTCAAGGGCAAATGGCTGTGGCGCGTGCTCTGCTGCCTGCCGCTCGCCATGCCGGCCTTCGTCGCCAGCTTTGCCTGGAAGTCGCTGGGTCCCACCTTCCAGGGCATGCCCGGCGCCATCCTTATCCTCAGCATGGAGAGCTTCCCGCTCATCTTCCTCCCCGTCGCCGCCTCGCTGCGCAGCATGGATCCGGGCATGGAGGAAGTGTCGCGCTCGCTCGGCAAGGGGCCGGGCAGAACGTTCTGGAAGGTGACGCTGCCGCGGACGCTGCCCGCGCTTGGCGGCGGCGCGCTGCTGGTCGCGGCGCACATGCTGTCGGAATTCGGCGCGCTGGCGCTGCTGCGCGTCCAGACCTTCACGACCGCGATCTTCCAGCAATATGAGCTGCAGTTCGACAATGCCTCGGCCGCCGTGCTCTCGGCGCTGCTGATGCTGCTCTGCCTGCCGGTCGCCTTTGGCGAGATGTGGCTCCGCCGCGGCGTCCGCTTCTCGAAGGTTGGCCGCAACACGGCGCGGCGCGGCTCGCCGGCGCGGCTCGGCCGCGCGCAGCCGCTCGTCATGCTGGGCTTCATCGCCGTGGCCATCGTGTCGCTCGGCGTACCCTTCGGCCGGCTCGGTTACTGGCTGGTCAAGGGCGTCTCGGCCGGTCGCGGCCTCGACGCGCTCGGGCCCGCTCTGTTCGGCTCGCTGTCGCTGGCCCTGCCGGGAACCGTCGTCACGACCTTGATCGCCCTGCCGCTGGTCTTGCTGGTTCTGCGCAGCCGGGGCTTCTTCGCGCGCTTCGCCGACCGCCTGCCCTATGTCGTGCATGGCCTGCCGGGCCTCGTGGTCGCCCTGGCGCTGGTCTATCTGTCGATCCGCCTGCTGCCGGCGATCTATCAGACCCGCGCCGTGCTGTTCGCCGCCTACGCCATCCTGTTCCTGCCGCTCGCGCAGTCGGCCATCCGCGCTTCGGCCGAGCTGGTGCCGCGCGAGATCGAGGAGGTCGCCCGCACGCTCGGCCGCAGCCCGCTGCAGGCCTTCCTCTCCGTCACGCTGCCCTCGCTTGCCCCCGGGCTCGGCGCCGCTCTGGCGCTGGTTGCGCTCGAACTGATGCGCGAACTGACGGCGACCCTGATCCTGGCCCCGACCGGGGTCGTGACGCTCGCGACCGAGGTCTGGTCGCACACCAACGACAGCGCCTACGCCGCCGCCGCGCCCTTCGCGGCGCTGCTCGTGCTGATTTCAGGCATTCCGGTCTACATCTTCACGCTGCGAACGTTACGCCCCCGTTCTGATCATCAGGCGCGTTAA
- a CDS encoding SH3 domain-containing protein, with translation MSTMIHSGKSSAALRVRSLAELTDSDPSTPAAEGVSSLEDLRLQENLDLKVRGFPKLVLHRSEPEPDTSLSQLEDLAAELEAALMGDLRNIAASWEPDRPVVAKAEPPAPAALPLIQAEFEEEDLAAEPTIDPPAQLGLPQQDRLAVELLLARGRRPDVAAKPAAAVAAVALEDRLAGELAQRLSIAVDELRIADGEEPTFDAERSELADATRRRRVLNRQLLGVVALLALVGGGALATIHSVTARTDAPVASELDGLSTAGIVKADAPAALPAPAAKQSYDRAPEDRSLPESPQLRGADMLDAVPGSAPTLSSAMLPGSAVSGQPVTPSVRAAYAAPAAEHSLAAMPAAQAPVEAKPVAAVADPVDEPAPTADPAIAAAEPDVAATDAALPPASDSAAPPAAAAPAKSVAAGSPTPGPARITSGVKLRGNPDNGAPTVGLLKTGDRVQVVQCKGWCEVVVDGKRGFVFKKFLASVSG, from the coding sequence ATGAGTACCATGATCCATTCGGGCAAATCGAGCGCCGCCTTGCGCGTGCGCAGTCTCGCTGAGCTGACTGATTCCGATCCGTCGACTCCCGCCGCCGAAGGCGTTTCATCCCTGGAAGACCTCCGTCTGCAAGAGAATCTCGATCTGAAGGTTCGGGGATTCCCGAAACTGGTTCTGCATCGTTCCGAGCCGGAGCCGGACACGTCCCTGTCGCAACTCGAAGATCTGGCCGCCGAACTCGAGGCGGCGCTGATGGGCGATCTGCGCAACATCGCGGCGTCCTGGGAGCCCGACAGGCCGGTAGTTGCCAAGGCCGAGCCCCCGGCGCCGGCAGCCCTTCCCCTGATCCAGGCGGAATTCGAAGAAGAAGATCTCGCGGCGGAGCCGACGATTGACCCGCCGGCGCAGCTTGGACTGCCGCAGCAGGACCGGCTCGCCGTCGAGCTGCTGCTGGCGCGAGGCCGGCGCCCCGACGTGGCTGCCAAGCCGGCTGCCGCCGTGGCGGCCGTGGCGCTGGAAGACCGGCTTGCCGGCGAACTGGCGCAGCGCCTCTCGATCGCGGTCGATGAATTGCGCATCGCCGATGGCGAGGAGCCCACCTTCGACGCGGAGCGGAGCGAACTCGCCGACGCAACCCGCCGGCGTCGCGTGCTGAACCGGCAATTGCTCGGCGTCGTTGCCCTGCTCGCCCTGGTCGGCGGTGGCGCACTGGCGACGATCCATTCGGTCACAGCCCGCACGGATGCGCCGGTCGCCAGCGAACTGGACGGTCTGTCGACGGCCGGAATCGTCAAGGCAGACGCCCCGGCGGCGCTGCCCGCGCCCGCCGCAAAGCAGTCCTATGACCGCGCTCCGGAGGATCGCTCGCTGCCGGAATCGCCGCAGCTGCGCGGCGCCGACATGCTGGACGCCGTTCCTGGTTCCGCGCCGACACTGAGCTCCGCCATGCTGCCGGGCTCTGCGGTCAGCGGCCAGCCGGTGACGCCGAGCGTTCGCGCCGCCTATGCCGCGCCCGCTGCCGAGCATTCCCTCGCGGCGATGCCGGCAGCTCAAGCTCCGGTCGAGGCGAAGCCGGTGGCGGCTGTGGCCGATCCGGTTGATGAACCCGCACCGACGGCGGATCCCGCAATCGCGGCTGCCGAGCCCGACGTGGCGGCGACCGATGCTGCCCTCCCGCCAGCCTCCGATTCCGCAGCTCCGCCGGCTGCGGCCGCTCCGGCCAAGAGCGTCGCGGCAGGTTCGCCTACGCCGGGGCCGGCCCGGATCACCAGCGGCGTCAAGCTGCGCGGCAATCCGGACAATGGCGCCCCCACGGTCGGCCTGCTCAAGACCGGGGACCGGGTCCAGGTCGTCCAGTGCAAGGGCTGGTGCGAGGTCGTCGTCGATGGCAAGCGTGGCTTCGTGTTCAAGAAGTTCCTCGCCTCCGTCAGCGGCTAG
- a CDS encoding sensor domain-containing diguanylate cyclase, translating into MQGQGSDIPGTIAYTLPRDPERYFRAVEILLSAVQALSFTREPGQVQRIVKTAARQLTRSEGASFVLRDGAACHFVDEDAIAPLWKGLRVPQESRIEGWAMLNRQSVQIRDLTADPRLDASVYQPTFIRSLAVVPIRTHEPIGAIGVYWAEANAPTDDDLRLLIKLADAASLAIENIRIHGELEERVRLRAAELVKAKADIEELSITDELTGLLNRRGFRRAAETILASGSGCQIAFIDVDGLKKVNDKFGHTVGDSLIADCASVLRDSVRQSDVVGRMGGDEFCVLVQAPLAPAETLRNSLRTRLDYFNRLSPAQCTLSISIGIVQAKPGSNESLDDLLSHADALMSMEKHSKSMSESRH; encoded by the coding sequence ATGCAAGGGCAGGGATCGGACATACCGGGCACCATCGCGTACACGCTGCCGCGTGATCCCGAACGCTATTTTCGCGCGGTCGAAATCCTGCTTTCGGCCGTGCAGGCCCTGTCGTTCACGCGCGAACCCGGCCAGGTGCAGCGGATCGTCAAGACCGCGGCTCGCCAGCTGACGCGCAGCGAAGGCGCGAGCTTCGTGCTGCGCGACGGCGCCGCCTGCCACTTCGTTGACGAGGATGCAATCGCTCCGCTCTGGAAGGGCCTTCGCGTGCCGCAGGAGAGCCGCATCGAAGGCTGGGCGATGCTGAACCGGCAATCGGTCCAGATCCGCGACCTCACCGCCGATCCGCGCCTCGATGCTTCCGTCTATCAGCCGACCTTCATCCGCAGCCTCGCCGTGGTGCCAATCCGCACCCATGAGCCCATCGGCGCCATCGGCGTCTACTGGGCCGAGGCGAATGCCCCGACCGACGATGACCTGCGCCTGCTGATCAAGCTTGCCGACGCCGCCTCGCTGGCGATCGAGAACATCCGCATCCATGGCGAGCTGGAGGAGCGGGTGCGCCTGCGCGCCGCCGAGCTGGTCAAGGCCAAGGCCGATATCGAGGAGCTCTCGATCACTGACGAGCTGACGGGCCTGCTCAACCGCCGTGGCTTTCGTCGCGCCGCCGAGACGATCCTCGCCAGCGGCAGCGGCTGCCAGATCGCCTTCATCGACGTCGACGGGTTGAAGAAGGTCAACGACAAGTTCGGCCATACGGTCGGGGACAGCCTGATCGCCGATTGCGCCAGCGTGCTGCGCGACAGCGTGCGGCAGTCCGACGTGGTGGGCCGGATGGGTGGCGACGAGTTCTGCGTTCTCGTCCAGGCGCCGCTCGCCCCGGCCGAGACCCTGCGCAACAGCCTGCGCACCCGGCTCGATTATTTCAACCGCCTGTCGCCGGCCCAGTGCACCCTGTCGATCAGCATCGGCATCGTCCAGGCAAAGCCGGGCAGCAACGAATCGCTCGACGATCTGCTCAGCCATGCCGACGCGCTGATGTCGATGGAGAAGCACTCCAAGTCGATGTCGGAATCCCGCCACTAG
- a CDS encoding lactonase family protein: protein MSDFKLAAGEALFVASRGVFELHGLTRWVEKDGVWTGETLGRAEQLSALASHPTLPVIYGTSRAGMDGEIHAWRIAGDKAETIGEKKSGGAEPCHLTVDPTGTLLVFTNYTTSTLGLQRLAADGSFDGEIALVKLSGSGPELDRQDDAHPHQAFFVGETLFIIDLGDDSIREFRVDPAKPGSAALTATRVTKLPAGCGPRHAVVLPDGRLAVSGELGSNLLVGRPGAPLEDWVSVPSTTRPGPARTRHRRNYPGDIQRSADGRFVYFANRGNDTISTFDVSGETPKLVSEIDSSVFWPQHLLVHGDHLLVAGWDSSRIAALKLEDGVPVSATTAFECAFPGWILLQKA, encoded by the coding sequence ATGTCGGACTTCAAGCTCGCGGCCGGCGAGGCGCTGTTCGTCGCGTCGCGCGGCGTCTTCGAACTGCACGGCCTCACCCGATGGGTCGAGAAGGACGGCGTCTGGACGGGCGAAACGCTGGGGCGCGCCGAGCAGCTTTCCGCGCTCGCCTCCCACCCGACGCTGCCGGTCATCTACGGCACGTCGCGGGCCGGCATGGATGGCGAGATCCATGCGTGGCGGATCGCCGGCGACAAGGCCGAAACCATCGGCGAGAAGAAGAGCGGCGGCGCCGAGCCCTGCCACCTCACCGTCGATCCCACGGGAACGCTGCTGGTCTTCACCAATTACACCACCAGCACGCTCGGCCTTCAGCGGCTCGCCGCCGATGGCAGCTTCGACGGCGAGATCGCGCTGGTGAAGCTTTCCGGCAGCGGTCCGGAGCTCGACCGGCAGGATGACGCGCATCCGCACCAGGCCTTCTTCGTTGGCGAGACGCTGTTCATCATCGATCTCGGCGACGATTCGATCCGCGAGTTCCGCGTCGATCCGGCCAAGCCGGGATCGGCGGCGCTGACGGCGACGCGCGTCACCAAACTTCCCGCCGGGTGCGGACCGCGCCATGCCGTCGTCCTGCCGGACGGGCGCCTTGCCGTCAGCGGCGAGCTGGGCTCCAACCTGCTGGTGGGCAGGCCCGGCGCGCCGCTCGAAGACTGGGTGAGCGTGCCGAGCACGACGCGGCCGGGTCCCGCCCGCACGCGCCACCGCCGCAACTATCCCGGCGACATCCAGCGCTCGGCCGATGGCCGCTTCGTCTATTTCGCCAATCGCGGCAACGATACAATCTCGACCTTCGATGTGTCGGGGGAGACGCCGAAGTTGGTCTCGGAAATCGACTCCAGCGTGTTCTGGCCGCAGCACCTGCTGGTGCATGGCGACCATCTGCTCGTGGCCGGCTGGGATTCGTCCCGCATTGCCGCGCTCAAGCTGGAAGACGGAGTGCCCGTGTCGGCGACGACCGCCTTCGAATGCGCCTTCCCCGGCTGGATCCTGCTGCAAAAGGCCTGA
- a CDS encoding alanine racemase: protein MSTALTASDWTDIPVATPGLVLDLDVLDRNLDEMAAIARSAGVELYPHAKTHRMADAGRRQIERGAHGLCVAKLGEAEAFADAGIERLFVANPIFGAENGARALALSRRCDALFATDSLAAAASIGAVFAAAGEKARMMLAIDSGLGREGVSPAKAVEVAKAIAAAPGVDLVGIYTHEGATYGAKDRVDLEARAVAAGELMVGVAKAIRAEGIALPIVSLGASASARAVAHVPGVTQIRPGIYAFNDVGQIALGNATLDTVAVRVIGTVISHPDPDRACIDAGSKSLSTDLVPAAAHRHEYPGMGMIVNAPGWVIDKMSEEHGWLRWHGEGEPTPLPVGTRLEIVPNHVCMAFAMLRRAAILQDGKLAASWEGFGPGSSE, encoded by the coding sequence ATGTCCACTGCTCTTACTGCCTCCGACTGGACCGACATCCCCGTGGCCACGCCCGGCCTCGTGCTGGATCTCGACGTGCTCGACCGCAATCTCGACGAGATGGCGGCGATCGCCCGCTCGGCAGGCGTCGAGCTCTACCCGCATGCCAAGACGCACCGCATGGCCGATGCCGGCCGCCGGCAGATCGAACGGGGCGCGCACGGCCTCTGCGTCGCCAAACTGGGCGAGGCGGAAGCCTTCGCCGATGCCGGGATCGAACGGCTGTTCGTCGCCAACCCGATCTTTGGCGCCGAGAATGGCGCGCGGGCGCTGGCGCTCTCCCGTCGGTGCGATGCGCTGTTCGCCACCGACAGCCTCGCTGCCGCCGCCAGCATCGGCGCGGTCTTCGCGGCGGCGGGCGAAAAGGCCCGCATGATGCTGGCAATCGATTCCGGCCTCGGCCGCGAGGGGGTCTCGCCGGCCAAGGCGGTCGAGGTCGCCAAAGCGATCGCCGCCGCCCCGGGCGTCGATCTCGTCGGGATCTACACGCATGAAGGCGCCACCTATGGCGCCAAGGACAGGGTCGACCTGGAGGCGCGCGCGGTGGCCGCCGGCGAGCTGATGGTCGGCGTTGCCAAGGCGATCCGGGCCGAAGGCATCGCCCTGCCGATCGTCTCGCTCGGCGCCTCGGCCTCGGCCCGCGCGGTCGCCCACGTGCCGGGTGTCACCCAGATCCGCCCCGGCATCTATGCCTTCAACGACGTCGGCCAGATCGCGCTCGGCAATGCCACGCTTGATACCGTCGCCGTCCGCGTCATCGGCACGGTGATCAGCCATCCCGACCCCGACCGCGCCTGCATCGATGCCGGCTCGAAATCGCTCTCGACCGACCTCGTACCCGCCGCGGCGCACCGGCACGAATATCCCGGCATGGGCATGATCGTGAATGCGCCCGGCTGGGTCATCGACAAGATGTCGGAAGAGCATGGCTGGCTGCGCTGGCATGGCGAAGGCGAGCCGACGCCGCTGCCGGTCGGCACGCGGCTGGAGATCGTGCCGAACCATGTCTGCATGGCCTTCGCCATGCTGCGCCGCGCCGCCATCCTCCAGGACGGCAAGCTCGCCGCCAGCTGGGAAGGATTCGGGCCGGGCTCGTCGGAGTAG
- a CDS encoding N-acyl-D-amino-acid deacylase family protein, with protein sequence MTSQTTLFSGGILVDGLGSDPVRGDVLVQGDRIVRITDGTETLEADRTVAIDGLILAPGFIDMHTHSDLQVLVQPDHTSKITQGVTTEVLGQDGLSYAPIDEATLAELRAQLKGWNDDPPGFDWNWRSVADYLKRLDGNTAVNTAYLVPHGNLRMLVMGNAPRLATADELDQMKALLRVALEEGGVGLSTGLTYVPAMYSDTDELVALCEVVAEYGGFYCPHHRNYGLDALGGYRECFDIARRSGVALHLAHTHLSFECNRGKLPELLKMLDDAIADGVDLTFDSYPYLAGMTTLLSQLPSWSLAGTGEEQMARLRSPEDRAKIIEALDVTGSDGHQGLTVNWSTVHVVGTPGAPELEWVMESDLAAAAKKVGKSPAEFALDILLATERSAPCVFFIGHEEHVRALMQRDEHTVGSDGILVGDRPHPRSWGTFPRMLETYVREEKVLTLAECVRHMTSTAANRLRQPDRGRIAVGARADIVVFDHMTVKANATYEVPRQAASGIFHVMVNGELALQDGVMTGVRAGRVIRMPA encoded by the coding sequence GTGCTGGTGCAAGGCGACCGGATCGTCCGCATCACCGACGGCACGGAGACGCTCGAAGCCGACCGCACGGTCGCCATTGACGGGCTGATCCTCGCCCCCGGCTTCATCGACATGCACACCCATTCCGATCTGCAGGTGCTGGTCCAGCCGGACCACACCTCCAAGATCACGCAGGGCGTCACGACCGAGGTGCTCGGCCAGGACGGCCTCAGCTACGCGCCGATCGACGAGGCGACCCTGGCCGAACTCAGAGCGCAATTGAAGGGCTGGAACGACGACCCGCCGGGCTTCGACTGGAACTGGCGCTCGGTCGCCGACTATCTGAAGCGCCTCGACGGCAACACCGCCGTCAACACCGCCTATCTGGTGCCGCATGGCAATCTGCGCATGCTCGTCATGGGCAACGCGCCCCGTCTCGCCACGGCCGACGAGTTGGATCAGATGAAGGCGCTGCTGCGCGTCGCGCTGGAGGAAGGCGGTGTCGGCCTCTCGACCGGCCTCACCTATGTGCCGGCGATGTATTCCGACACCGACGAACTGGTGGCGCTCTGCGAAGTCGTGGCGGAATACGGCGGCTTCTACTGCCCGCATCACCGCAATTACGGCCTCGACGCGCTCGGCGGCTATCGAGAGTGCTTCGACATTGCGCGACGCTCCGGCGTCGCGCTGCATCTCGCCCACACGCATCTCTCCTTCGAGTGCAATCGCGGCAAGCTGCCGGAGCTCCTGAAGATGTTGGACGATGCCATCGCCGATGGCGTCGACCTGACCTTCGACAGCTACCCCTATCTGGCCGGCATGACGACGTTGCTGTCGCAACTGCCGAGCTGGTCGCTCGCCGGCACCGGCGAGGAACAGATGGCGCGCCTGCGTTCGCCAGAAGATCGCGCGAAAATCATCGAGGCGCTCGACGTTACCGGATCGGACGGCCACCAGGGCCTGACCGTCAACTGGTCGACGGTGCATGTCGTCGGCACGCCCGGCGCGCCGGAACTCGAATGGGTGATGGAAAGCGACCTCGCCGCCGCTGCGAAGAAGGTCGGCAAGAGCCCGGCTGAGTTCGCACTGGACATTCTGCTCGCGACAGAGCGCAGCGCGCCTTGTGTCTTCTTCATCGGCCATGAAGAGCATGTGCGCGCGCTGATGCAGCGCGACGAGCATACGGTCGGCAGCGACGGCATCCTGGTTGGCGACCGGCCGCATCCGCGCTCCTGGGGCACCTTCCCGCGCATGCTGGAAACCTATGTGCGCGAGGAAAAGGTCCTGACGCTTGCCGAATGCGTGCGCCACATGACCAGCACCGCCGCCAACCGCCTGCGCCAGCCCGATCGCGGCCGCATCGCGGTCGGCGCCAGGGCGGATATCGTCGTCTTCGACCACATGACGGTGAAAGCGAACGCCACCTACGAGGTGCCGCGCCAGGCCGCCTCGGGCATTTTCCACGTCATGGTCAATGGCGAACTGGCGTTGCAGGATGGCGTCATGACCGGCGTCCGTGCCGGCCGCGTCATCCGCATGCCGGCCTGA